Proteins encoded together in one Deinococcus irradiatisoli window:
- a CDS encoding GAF domain-containing protein, translated as MIHRLAQLSLAQHAGEFLNVLTNLAADECQAHGAQARLGETLAVVSCCGRGLGLSDGALARLALTTGEVQRSGMICALPLTGGPGAVLEVVGGSEEALRELEAAMPLLCLAFEGAAAREARRGRGRVTETLAQLSARLGGSLDLAEVLTATAHMAAHSLGFERALVGLFSEFSEAGAQARQIFTHGFDTSFSGDVGVGPESFRRLMERGEVIVYDHERDQDTPLGRGLAEFSPMLALIAPLKARGRPLGLLYADVRVRRPLSEGDDALLLALAEQASLAIDNARLYADETRKRHVAESLREVGVALSHSLHLADTLQSVLNYARTLFGADACAVHELQPDGRTLSIRSAVGLSSEYVLRSRAKVGAGVTGRAVEKGQLSFSRDVGASKEGGGSRYTRQLLAAGKYPYRGVVGLPLSARGNAFGGLTLYYTEVLPLDTEDLALTEVFAAQAALAIENARLYEDEVRRERESAVLLSVAARLQSPLAPTALSDVARELTLALGAERGLIVTLGEQQTGRVQDVAAYRLPEADDPAHLDWLASQLGRGPRPLTRRHLLGGAKSGLLAPVQHQGNLLGFFYADQSREDMPGERTLHLARTLCEQVAVSLSRERLLSALAREEARYRLLAHSAHDLIIAADTAGTVTYANPASQRLLGPLEGYALDSLIAAPAFQEAWDACLAHPETGGRCEVTVGGVERDVHLEVRLSAVTGGREVQGLLLVARDLSELQTLAEEIQRRGQELEAVSARQGELRQFLALFTQAQEEERRRISRELHDDTAQVLVALGRRLDRLSRDLSGESRERAADIRSDLNAAIESVRRFARNLRPSVLDDLGLLPALEWLVSQAATPTRLEVQGAERRLSGTTELTLFRAVQEALGNVDKHAGASSAAVRVVFQAGEVDVSVSDDGRGLDRLEAERRAREGHMGLLGLRERISLSGGTLSLESGAASGTQVRFVLPG; from the coding sequence ATGATTCACCGCCTCGCTCAACTCAGCCTCGCCCAGCATGCCGGCGAGTTCTTGAACGTGCTGACGAACCTCGCGGCCGACGAGTGTCAGGCCCACGGCGCCCAGGCCCGCCTCGGCGAGACGCTGGCGGTGGTGAGCTGCTGCGGGCGCGGGCTGGGCCTCAGCGACGGCGCGCTGGCCCGGCTGGCCCTCACGACCGGCGAGGTGCAGCGCAGCGGCATGATCTGCGCCCTGCCGCTGACCGGCGGCCCCGGTGCGGTGCTCGAAGTGGTGGGCGGCAGCGAGGAAGCCTTGCGCGAACTCGAAGCGGCCATGCCGCTGCTGTGTCTGGCCTTCGAGGGGGCGGCGGCGCGCGAGGCCCGGCGCGGGCGTGGGCGCGTCACCGAGACGCTGGCGCAGCTCAGCGCCCGGCTCGGCGGCAGTCTGGACCTGGCGGAGGTGCTCACCGCCACGGCCCACATGGCCGCCCACTCGCTGGGCTTCGAGCGGGCGCTGGTGGGGTTGTTTAGCGAGTTCAGCGAGGCGGGAGCGCAGGCGCGGCAGATCTTCACCCACGGCTTCGACACCAGCTTCAGCGGCGATGTGGGCGTCGGGCCCGAGAGCTTCAGGCGGCTGATGGAGCGCGGTGAGGTCATCGTCTACGACCACGAGCGCGACCAGGACACCCCGCTGGGCCGGGGGCTGGCCGAGTTCTCGCCGATGCTGGCCCTGATCGCGCCGCTCAAGGCGCGCGGCCGGCCACTGGGCCTTCTCTACGCCGACGTGCGGGTGCGCCGCCCACTCAGCGAGGGAGACGACGCCCTGCTGCTGGCGCTGGCCGAGCAGGCCAGCCTCGCCATCGACAACGCCCGGCTGTACGCCGACGAGACCCGCAAGCGCCACGTGGCCGAGTCGCTGCGCGAGGTGGGAGTGGCCCTCTCGCACAGCCTGCATCTGGCCGACACCCTTCAGAGCGTGCTCAACTATGCCCGCACCTTGTTTGGCGCCGACGCCTGCGCGGTGCACGAACTCCAGCCCGACGGGCGCACCCTGAGTATTCGCAGCGCGGTGGGGCTGTCGAGCGAGTACGTGCTGCGCTCGCGGGCCAAGGTCGGCGCCGGCGTCACCGGGCGGGCGGTGGAAAAAGGGCAGCTGAGTTTTTCCCGTGATGTGGGCGCTTCCAAGGAGGGCGGCGGCTCGCGCTACACCCGCCAGCTGCTGGCCGCCGGCAAGTATCCGTACCGGGGCGTGGTGGGCCTGCCGCTCTCGGCGCGCGGCAACGCCTTCGGCGGCCTGACCCTCTACTACACCGAGGTGCTGCCCCTCGACACTGAGGACCTGGCGCTCACCGAGGTGTTCGCTGCGCAGGCCGCGCTGGCGATCGAGAATGCCCGCCTCTACGAGGACGAGGTGCGCCGCGAGCGCGAAAGCGCGGTGCTGCTCAGCGTGGCGGCCCGCTTGCAGTCGCCGCTGGCGCCGACGGCGCTCTCGGACGTGGCCCGCGAACTGACCCTGGCGCTGGGCGCCGAGCGCGGCCTAATCGTCACGCTGGGCGAACAGCAGACCGGCCGCGTTCAGGACGTGGCCGCCTACCGCCTGCCCGAGGCCGACGACCCGGCGCACCTCGACTGGCTGGCCTCGCAGCTGGGCCGGGGACCGCGCCCGTTGACCCGCCGCCACCTGCTGGGCGGCGCCAAGAGCGGCTTGCTGGCGCCGGTGCAGCACCAGGGCAATCTGCTGGGGTTTTTCTACGCCGACCAGTCGCGCGAGGACATGCCCGGCGAACGCACCCTGCATCTGGCGCGCACCCTCTGCGAGCAGGTGGCGGTGTCGCTCAGCCGCGAGCGCCTGCTCAGCGCCCTGGCCCGCGAGGAAGCGCGCTATCGCCTGCTGGCCCACAGCGCCCACGACCTGATCATCGCCGCCGACACCGCCGGCACCGTGACCTACGCCAACCCGGCCAGCCAGCGCCTGCTGGGGCCACTGGAAGGCTACGCGCTGGACAGCCTGATCGCGGCCCCGGCGTTTCAGGAAGCCTGGGACGCCTGCCTGGCGCACCCCGAAACCGGCGGGCGCTGCGAGGTGACCGTCGGCGGCGTGGAGCGCGACGTGCACCTGGAAGTGCGCCTCTCGGCGGTGACCGGCGGGCGCGAGGTGCAGGGCCTGCTGCTGGTGGCGCGCGACCTCAGCGAATTGCAGACCCTGGCCGAGGAAATTCAGCGCCGGGGTCAGGAACTCGAAGCGGTCTCGGCCCGGCAGGGTGAGCTGCGGCAGTTTCTGGCGCTGTTCACCCAGGCGCAGGAAGAAGAGCGCCGCCGCATCAGCCGCGAGCTGCACGACGACACCGCCCAGGTGCTGGTGGCGCTGGGCCGCCGCCTCGACCGGCTCAGCCGCGACCTCAGCGGCGAGAGCCGCGAGCGGGCCGCCGACATCCGCTCGGACCTCAACGCCGCCATCGAGAGCGTGCGGCGATTCGCCCGCAACCTGCGCCCCAGCGTGCTCGACGACCTGGGGCTCCTGCCGGCGTTGGAATGGCTGGTGTCGCAGGCCGCCACCCCCACCCGCCTGGAAGTGCAGGGCGCCGAGCGCCGTCTGAGCGGCACCACCGAGCTGACCCTGTTCCGGGCGGTGCAGGAAGCGCTGGGCAACGTGGACAAGCACGCCGGGGCCAGCAGCGCCGCCGTGCGGGTGGTGTTTCAGGCCGGTGAAGTGGATGTCAGCGTCAGCGACGACGGACGCGGCCTGGACCGCCTCGAAGCCGAGCGCCGGGCGCGCGAGGGCCACATGGGCCTGCTGGGGCTGCGCGAGCGCATCTCGCTTTCGGGCGGCACCCTCAGCCTGGAAAGCGGCGCGGCCAGCGGCACGCAGGTGCGCTTCGTGCTGCCGGGGTAG